A segment of the Flavobacteriales bacterium genome:
TAATATTGGGTTTTGGAATGGGATCTATTTGGGAAATTATTAGAGAGGAAAAACTCCTCAATAATTCAGTTACAGGTGTTGAAAATGAGAATATTATCATTGATTGGATTAATGAATACCAACCCAAAATCATTCAAGATACACAAAGCACAATCATTCAGTCTGATGCAAAAGAATTTCTTAAAAACAGTTCCAAAAAATTTGATCATATCATCATTGACTTATTTGTAGACCACTTAGTTCATCCCATGATATTCAGTAATAAATTTGTACACTATTTACATAAGTGTTTAAATAAACAAGGAAACCTTATTCTGAATACCATGTATTGTCCATTAGATCTTATCCCCTCTGTATATCAAAAAGATTTTCTCATCAAAAAAACACTCAAAAAAGGATTAAACACCCTTTATTTTATGCAAATGCGATAAGATAAATAGCTTAAAAATCAATCAAATTTCAAAAAAAATCCTTTGAATTTTAATTGGTATAATTAACTTGCAAAAAAAATAGAATTTCTGGGTAATGAAGCGACTTGTATGTGTAATAATTTTGACTATTGGAGTGAGTTTTTTATCTGCTGCCCAAACAACAGAAATAAAACATAAGCGATACATAAAACAATTTATTGATTTTGCTTTAGAGGAAGAGAGGAGCTCTGGTGTACCAGCTAGTATTACCTTAGCTCAAGGAATATTAGAATCCAATTCTGGAGAAAGCTTTTTAGCAAAAGAAGCCTATAACCACTTTGGCATTAAATGTAAAAAAACTTACGAAGGTAAGGTGATTTTTCATGACGATGATAAAAAAAACGATTGTTTTAGAGTATATGAAAGCGTTTTAGACTCTTATAAAGATCATTCTAATTTCTTGAGAAAAAATAAACGCTATGCTTTTTTGTTCGACTATAAAAAATCCAACTATAAAGCTTGGGCAAAAGGCTTAAAAAAAGCAGGATATGCTACCGATAAAAAATACGCATATAGACTCATTGATATCATCGAGAAAAATAAGCTAGACGAACTTAATCTATACAGTAGTGGAGAAGATTTTTTGGCTTATATAGGAACTGTTTCTACAAAACCAAAAGGATGGCAAGATCCCATTGTGTCAAACACAAAAAAAGAGAAACAAATACAAGAGCCTAAAGAAGAAACTCCTCAACCAAAAGATGATATTCTCATTGCAGTAGAGACTGTGAAAAAGGAAAAAGAAGCCAAAAAAGAAATTAAAGTTGAAACTAAACCAACTATTCAAGAGAAAAAACT
Coding sequences within it:
- a CDS encoding glucosaminidase domain-containing protein, whose product is MKRLVCVIILTIGVSFLSAAQTTEIKHKRYIKQFIDFALEEERSSGVPASITLAQGILESNSGESFLAKEAYNHFGIKCKKTYEGKVIFHDDDKKNDCFRVYESVLDSYKDHSNFLRKNKRYAFLFDYKKSNYKAWAKGLKKAGYATDKKYAYRLIDIIEKNKLDELNLYSSGEDFLAYIGTVSTKPKGWQDPIVSNTKKEKQIQEPKEETPQPKDDILIAVETVKKEKEAKKEIKVETKPTIQEKKLENKYYQRFIHKNGATFILTVEGDNFETISKRHDIWVSELKRYNEVTISPVYGQNEFVYVRPKKRKAHTKYYYVKENDTIYNIAQKFGVWIKRIRKMNDIEPGEGVTPGMRIRLR